The following proteins are co-located in the Paenibacillus sp. JNUCC32 genome:
- a CDS encoding helix-turn-helix domain-containing protein, which translates to MELEYHPHLVPNIFLFVDRKCYPDWKIQKSRIGFHDLTFVVEGRANYYINGKKFAVEAGDLVYVPGGSVREAHTCKESPMHAYPFNFFWADPHNYIRLPFGVVTKKLITKEILAYIREFNHVWMNKQPFYMIHARALFELILHRLLHAMHRQTILHMDPRIKKLTAFIEEHYAEDLSINDFAEQFNLHPVYLGKLFKINTGSTYKEYLQRVRVNNAEIMLATGNCTVTEAAECCGFYDLSYFSKVFKESKGYPPSAIKRH; encoded by the coding sequence ATGGAGCTTGAATATCACCCTCATCTCGTACCGAATATCTTTCTGTTCGTAGACCGTAAATGTTATCCGGATTGGAAAATTCAGAAGTCCCGAATCGGATTTCATGATTTGACGTTCGTTGTTGAGGGCCGGGCAAACTACTACATTAACGGCAAAAAATTTGCAGTCGAAGCAGGCGACCTGGTATACGTTCCCGGAGGAAGCGTACGAGAAGCCCATACATGTAAGGAATCGCCCATGCATGCGTATCCGTTCAATTTTTTCTGGGCCGATCCGCATAATTATATCCGGCTTCCGTTTGGCGTGGTCACAAAGAAATTGATCACCAAGGAGATTCTTGCCTACATCCGGGAGTTTAACCACGTGTGGATGAATAAACAACCGTTTTATATGATTCATGCACGTGCATTGTTCGAACTCATTCTCCACCGGCTGCTTCACGCTATGCATCGCCAAACGATCCTGCATATGGATCCGCGGATCAAGAAACTGACCGCATTCATCGAAGAACACTATGCCGAGGACTTGTCAATAAACGATTTTGCCGAGCAGTTCAATCTTCACCCCGTTTATTTAGGAAAACTATTCAAAATAAACACCGGTTCGACCTACAAGGAATACCTGCAGCGCGTTCGCGTAAATAATGCTGAAATCATGCTGGCGACCGGCAATTGTACTGTAACGGAAGCCGCGGAATGCTGCGGTTTTTATGACCTTTCCTATTTCAGCAAAGTGTTCAAGGAATCGAAAGGCTATCCTCCCTCTGCCATTAAGAGGCATTAA
- a CDS encoding ABC transporter ATP-binding protein translates to MNLNFTLSEQDLAAVRQVVGAEIAYCVPADLSLEGRRVEGYLAIGGGRWAYVQDGQVRDEGNIADASDYKLVPFVGNAVLEATENETKRIVVRVTMQHAARYGYIAQILNDMAANRPIRIYHDEADPVCAACGRSLVPGTRVCPRCMSRTAAFKRLLLVSRRHWRGLMLGLGVLIVASGLAMAGPYFQKLLVNAALLPPAGQEANVRVFFLALAGMLFALAFGELLGIAKNRIMASVSTGIAADLRKTVFDRIQNMSLGFLTSQRAGDLMNRVTADTDRIRHLIQEMCTTAIYQLIILVASAALLFTADWRLALVVLLPAPFVAYLHYYIWRRVLHKLFHKQWRISDKANSFLHDVLSGIRVVKAFGQEEREIRRFRKYNGEFAAAAIKSEKLYSVLSPISNYLIQIGQYLVLMIGCYMIIGREMNVGELIQFSAYAAMIFGPISWLMFMPRWIANAVISMHRVFSVIDEQPEVIDAKNAVGHRIRGSIEFRDVFFGYRSYEPVLKEINLTVKPGEMIGLVGHSGSGKSTTINLISRFYDVNEGEIRIDDIDIRMIRQEDLRSQIGVVLQETFLFSGTIAENIQYSKPGAKPEEVIEAAKIANAHDFIINLPDGYDTRLEENGNNLSGGERQRIAIARAVLNDPRILILDEATASLDIETEAAIQEALKRVTKNRTTIAIAHRLSTLRNADRLIVLDKGRIAEIGTHRELMKKQGIYYNLISAQRGMSRKSDPSVVV, encoded by the coding sequence ATGAATTTGAATTTCACGCTTTCAGAGCAGGATCTAGCGGCGGTGCGGCAAGTCGTCGGAGCGGAGATCGCTTATTGCGTCCCGGCCGACCTGTCGCTGGAAGGGCGGCGGGTGGAAGGCTATCTTGCGATCGGCGGTGGCAGGTGGGCCTATGTGCAAGACGGCCAGGTGCGAGACGAGGGAAACATCGCGGACGCCAGCGATTATAAGCTGGTGCCGTTCGTTGGCAATGCAGTGCTCGAAGCCACGGAGAACGAGACGAAGCGAATCGTCGTCCGGGTGACGATGCAGCATGCGGCCAGGTACGGCTATATCGCCCAAATCTTGAATGACATGGCTGCCAATCGCCCCATCCGTATTTATCATGATGAAGCGGATCCGGTTTGTGCAGCTTGCGGACGATCGCTTGTCCCGGGTACGCGGGTGTGTCCCCGATGCATGAGCAGAACAGCCGCTTTCAAACGACTGCTTCTCGTGTCGAGAAGGCACTGGCGAGGCTTAATGCTTGGGCTTGGCGTTCTGATCGTCGCTTCGGGACTGGCGATGGCTGGACCCTATTTCCAGAAGCTACTCGTCAACGCTGCGCTGCTGCCCCCCGCCGGGCAAGAAGCGAACGTTAGGGTGTTCTTCCTTGCCCTCGCCGGGATGCTGTTCGCCCTGGCCTTCGGCGAGCTGCTCGGCATCGCCAAAAACCGGATCATGGCCAGCGTCAGTACGGGCATTGCGGCCGATTTGCGCAAAACGGTATTCGATCGGATTCAGAACATGTCGCTCGGATTTTTGACGTCCCAGCGGGCAGGAGACCTGATGAACAGGGTGACGGCCGATACGGACCGCATCCGTCATTTGATTCAGGAGATGTGCACAACGGCCATCTACCAACTGATCATCCTGGTCGCGTCAGCGGCGCTGCTCTTTACCGCCGATTGGCGGCTAGCGCTGGTCGTGCTCCTTCCCGCTCCGTTCGTTGCTTATCTGCACTACTATATTTGGAGACGCGTGCTGCACAAGCTGTTTCACAAGCAGTGGCGAATCTCCGATAAGGCGAACTCATTCCTTCACGACGTTTTAAGCGGCATCCGGGTCGTGAAGGCGTTCGGCCAGGAAGAGCGGGAAATCCGCAGATTCCGGAAATACAACGGCGAATTTGCCGCAGCCGCGATCAAGAGCGAGAAATTGTACAGCGTTTTATCGCCGATCTCGAATTATTTGATTCAGATCGGCCAATATCTCGTCCTCATGATCGGCTGCTACATGATTATCGGCCGGGAAATGAACGTTGGCGAACTGATTCAGTTCAGCGCTTACGCCGCAATGATATTCGGGCCGATCTCCTGGTTGATGTTCATGCCGCGCTGGATCGCGAATGCCGTCATATCTATGCATCGTGTATTCTCGGTGATCGACGAGCAGCCGGAAGTCATCGATGCAAAGAACGCGGTGGGCCACCGGATTCGGGGCTCGATCGAGTTCCGCGACGTTTTTTTCGGTTACCGATCGTATGAGCCTGTTCTGAAGGAAATCAACCTCACCGTGAAGCCGGGGGAGATGATCGGACTCGTCGGCCATTCCGGATCGGGCAAATCAACGACGATCAATCTGATTTCCCGTTTTTATGATGTGAACGAAGGGGAGATTCGGATCGACGATATCGATATCCGGATGATCCGGCAGGAAGATTTGCGCTCGCAGATCGGAGTCGTGCTGCAGGAGACGTTCCTGTTCAGCGGGACGATTGCGGAGAACATTCAGTATTCGAAGCCGGGCGCGAAACCGGAAGAAGTAATCGAGGCGGCCAAAATCGCGAACGCGCATGATTTTATCATCAATTTGCCCGACGGTTACGATACGAGGCTCGAAGAGAACGGGAACAACTTGTCTGGTGGCGAGCGTCAACGCATAGCAATCGCACGGGCCGTGCTGAACGATCCCCGAATCCTCATTCTGGACGAGGCAACGGCTTCGCTTGACATCGAGACGGAAGCCGCCATCCAGGAAGCGCTGAAACGGGTGACGAAGAATCGCACGACGATCGCTATCGCGCATCGTCTATCCACGCTGCGAAATGCCGACCGACTTATCGTCCTTGATAAGGGGCGGATCGCCGAAATCGGCACGCATCGAGAATTGATGAAAAAGCAGGGGATCTACTACAATCTGATCTCCGCCCAGCGCGGCATGTCCCGCAAGAGCGACCCTTCCGTGGTGGTATGA
- a CDS encoding glycoside hydrolase family 30 beta sandwich domain-containing protein yields MISRYKKAISACLALVLALSLLPAPDDVAAASDAVVNVSSEKQVIRGFGGINHPAWIGDLTAAQRETAFGNGNNQLGFSILRIYVHEDRNQWYRELDTAKRAIALGAIVFASPWNPPADMVETFNRNGDTSAKRLRYDKYAAYAQHLNDFVTYMRNNGVNLYAISVQNEPDYAHDWTWWTPQEMLRFMKEHAGSINSRVIAPESFQYLKNMSDPILNDPQALANMDILGAHLYGTQVSNFAYPLFKQKGAGKDLWMTEVYYPNSDNNSADRWPEALDVSYHIHNAMVEGDFQAYVWWYIRRSYGPMKEDGTISKRGYNMAHFSKFVRPGYVRVDASKNPETNVYVSAYKGDNKIVIVAINRNNSGVNQNFVLQNGSVSQVSRWITSSSSNLQPGTSLNITGNNFWAHLPAQSVTTFVGELR; encoded by the coding sequence TTGATTTCACGTTATAAGAAAGCCATAAGTGCATGTTTGGCCCTTGTCCTTGCGTTGTCCCTTTTGCCGGCACCTGACGATGTTGCCGCAGCCAGCGACGCCGTTGTGAATGTATCGTCGGAGAAACAAGTGATACGCGGTTTCGGAGGCATCAACCACCCGGCATGGATCGGAGATTTGACGGCAGCACAGAGAGAAACCGCATTCGGAAACGGAAACAACCAGTTAGGATTCTCGATATTAAGAATCTACGTGCACGAAGACCGAAATCAGTGGTACCGTGAACTGGATACGGCCAAACGAGCGATTGCCCTTGGAGCTATCGTATTCGCTTCGCCATGGAATCCGCCCGCCGACATGGTCGAGACCTTCAACCGCAACGGCGATACGTCGGCAAAGCGACTTCGTTACGACAAGTATGCCGCGTATGCCCAGCATCTTAACGATTTCGTAACCTACATGAGAAACAATGGCGTGAATCTCTACGCGATTTCCGTCCAGAACGAGCCCGATTATGCGCATGACTGGACGTGGTGGACGCCGCAGGAAATGCTTCGCTTTATGAAAGAACATGCCGGATCGATCAACAGCAGAGTGATCGCACCGGAATCGTTCCAATATCTGAAAAATATGTCGGACCCGATTCTAAATGATCCCCAGGCGCTTGCCAATATGGATATTCTTGGCGCTCATCTGTACGGTACCCAAGTTAGCAATTTTGCGTATCCATTATTCAAACAAAAAGGAGCGGGAAAAGACCTCTGGATGACCGAGGTGTATTACCCGAATAGCGACAACAACTCGGCGGATCGCTGGCCTGAAGCCTTGGATGTGTCTTACCATATCCACAATGCGATGGTAGAGGGAGATTTTCAAGCTTACGTATGGTGGTATATCCGCAGATCCTACGGTCCGATGAAAGAGGACGGCACGATCAGCAAGAGGGGTTACAATATGGCTCATTTCTCCAAGTTTGTCCGTCCCGGCTATGTCAGGGTTGATGCTTCGAAAAATCCAGAAACGAACGTTTACGTATCCGCCTATAAAGGCGACAACAAAATCGTTATCGTTGCCATAAACCGGAACAACTCCGGGGTCAATCAGAACTTTGTTCTTCAGAATGGATCCGTTTCGCAGGTATCAAGGTGGATCACGAGCAGCAGCAGCAATCTTCAACCCGGAACGTCTCTCAATATAACAGGGAACAATTTCTGGGCTCATCTTCCCGCGCAAAGCGTTACGACTTTTGTAGGTGAACTCCGGTAA
- a CDS encoding family 43 glycosylhydrolase, with product MNIHYSKPGAKLEEIILEKPYPLGGKEQRMENEIHSVLCYTREPLEPEIYSPKLAYSMHLAYTDDGMSYRELNHNSGVLFAKAAERSNATLSAKSLKNPYLFHMADGNFGVLVIRTEADGSPDQQSKGSVLLFTSPDLLQYRELGLLNLTNGLHVQDIMCEYEHASRRYILRWREEDGRYYQREMADVTCPDDAAKPKPREAFTLSPRRVDIEGAVPRNAIRVSRGVAQRLIHKLTVPVHVRNELPERVAVTSKEQLQAVKVTAIYSDGTTAIKPIEWDASEIDWSRPGTYRISGSIRQDRYTFPMAMNRADPCIAQWDGRYYFVATNDADGNHTISIREADSIFGLVSAEETKILDSGMHDHLKRFLWAPELHGIGGDLYIFLAGSSGEFKDIQSHVMRLKNGGNPRMAADWGTPIRVARHDGSPLFQAGITLDMTVLARKGRLYVLWAQRELVPHDLGSWIYIAEADPREPWRLISEPVLLSKPDYGWANNQTFVEEGPFALMTDRKIFVTISGALVDATYCVGMLTVNSDADLLDPNQWTKRNYPLLTSRSVPGEYGPGHNSYVKDEEGTIWSVYHARPGIGEPRCSGLRRVHFDVDGEPMLGLTEEKDLNPALASVYLDVQVEALVEG from the coding sequence GTGAATATTCATTACTCGAAGCCGGGTGCAAAGCTGGAAGAGATTATTCTTGAAAAGCCTTATCCGTTAGGAGGGAAGGAGCAGCGTATGGAAAATGAAATTCACAGCGTTCTCTGCTATACGAGAGAACCGCTTGAACCGGAAATCTATTCCCCGAAGCTTGCATATAGCATGCATCTCGCTTACACCGATGACGGAATGAGTTATCGGGAGCTTAATCACAACTCGGGGGTGCTGTTCGCTAAAGCCGCCGAGCGCTCAAACGCCACGCTGTCCGCCAAGAGTTTGAAGAATCCGTACCTGTTCCACATGGCTGACGGAAACTTTGGCGTACTGGTCATTCGGACGGAAGCGGACGGTTCTCCCGATCAGCAGAGCAAGGGCTCGGTGCTTTTGTTCACTTCCCCGGACTTGCTGCAGTATCGGGAGCTCGGTCTGTTGAACCTAACGAACGGGCTTCATGTACAAGATATCATGTGCGAATATGAACATGCTTCCCGAAGGTATATCCTTCGTTGGCGTGAAGAAGACGGTAGGTATTATCAAAGGGAAATGGCGGACGTGACATGCCCGGACGACGCTGCCAAGCCGAAGCCGCGCGAAGCTTTCACGCTAAGCCCGAGACGCGTCGACATTGAAGGAGCAGTGCCCCGCAATGCGATTCGTGTATCGCGAGGCGTGGCTCAGAGGCTGATTCATAAGCTTACGGTACCGGTTCATGTGCGTAATGAACTGCCGGAGCGTGTGGCCGTTACGTCCAAAGAACAGTTACAAGCCGTTAAAGTGACGGCGATATACAGTGATGGCACAACCGCGATCAAGCCGATTGAGTGGGATGCGTCCGAGATCGATTGGAGCCGTCCCGGAACTTATCGCATTTCTGGAAGCATTCGGCAGGATCGCTATACGTTTCCTATGGCGATGAACCGTGCCGACCCTTGCATTGCGCAGTGGGACGGAAGGTATTATTTTGTCGCGACCAATGATGCCGACGGCAACCATACGATATCGATCCGGGAGGCGGATTCCATATTCGGTCTGGTCTCGGCAGAAGAAACCAAAATCCTGGATTCAGGCATGCATGATCATCTGAAGCGATTTCTGTGGGCGCCTGAGCTTCATGGCATCGGCGGCGATCTGTATATTTTTCTTGCCGGCAGCAGCGGCGAGTTCAAAGACATTCAATCGCATGTTATGCGGTTAAAGAATGGCGGCAATCCGAGAATGGCTGCGGATTGGGGGACCCCGATCCGGGTCGCCAGGCATGACGGAAGCCCGCTGTTTCAAGCCGGCATAACGCTGGACATGACCGTATTAGCGCGGAAAGGCCGTTTATATGTGCTCTGGGCGCAAAGGGAATTGGTACCGCATGACCTGGGCTCGTGGATCTATATCGCCGAGGCGGATCCGAGGGAACCGTGGAGACTGATATCGGAGCCTGTCCTGCTGTCCAAGCCCGATTACGGCTGGGCGAACAATCAAACGTTCGTGGAGGAAGGGCCCTTTGCACTCATGACAGACCGGAAGATCTTCGTGACGATATCCGGTGCTCTGGTCGATGCCACGTATTGCGTCGGCATGCTCACCGTCAATTCTGACGCTGATTTGCTTGACCCGAACCAATGGACGAAGCGAAATTACCCGCTGCTAACCTCCAGAAGCGTGCCGGGCGAATACGGGCCAGGACACAATTCTTATGTGAAGGACGAGGAAGGAACGATCTGGAGCGTATATCACGCTCGTCCAGGCATCGGAGAGCCCCGCTGCTCGGGTCTCCGTCGCGTGCATTTCGACGTTGACGGTGAACCGATGCTGGGCTTGACGGAAGAGAAGGACCTGAATCCAGCGCTTGCGTCCGTATACCTGGATGTGCAGGTGGAAGCATTGGTGGAAGGCTGA
- a CDS encoding sugar phosphate isomerase/epimerase family protein — protein sequence MITLTGFADEISPDLEEQLDVLESESIRYLELRGVWGKNVLQLTEEELSGIKERLSQRGVGVSSIGSPIGKIQITDDFEPHLEHAKHAVCLAKYFQAPYVRVFSFYIPDGDHEKYRPEVIRRMLRLAQLAEQEGIVLLHENESHIYGDTGERCLELLQSVSSPHLRAAFDPANFVQCGVKPVGEAYPLVGDYTAYIHVKDAMMGKGMVVPAGDGDGELRLLLQELSRRRYSGFLSLEPHLRAAGRFEGFTNPQLFVEASKAIKRLLAEEGMEWN from the coding sequence ATGATCACGTTAACCGGGTTTGCGGATGAGATCTCCCCGGATTTGGAGGAACAGCTGGATGTCCTTGAATCCGAAAGCATCCGTTATCTTGAGCTTCGAGGCGTATGGGGGAAAAACGTGCTGCAGTTGACGGAAGAAGAGTTGTCTGGCATAAAAGAACGATTATCGCAGCGGGGAGTCGGAGTCTCCTCAATCGGATCGCCGATCGGGAAAATCCAAATCACCGACGACTTTGAACCTCATCTCGAACATGCCAAGCATGCCGTTTGTTTGGCTAAGTATTTCCAGGCGCCTTATGTCCGCGTGTTTTCCTTTTACATTCCCGACGGAGACCACGAGAAGTATCGGCCAGAGGTAATACGGCGCATGCTTCGGCTCGCTCAGTTGGCAGAGCAGGAAGGCATTGTACTGCTTCATGAAAACGAAAGTCATATTTACGGAGACACCGGCGAGCGATGCTTGGAGTTGCTTCAATCAGTTTCGTCCCCCCATTTGCGGGCGGCATTCGATCCGGCGAATTTCGTGCAGTGCGGCGTGAAACCCGTAGGTGAGGCCTACCCATTGGTCGGCGACTATACGGCGTATATCCATGTCAAAGACGCCATGATGGGGAAGGGGATGGTCGTGCCCGCAGGCGATGGAGACGGCGAGCTACGTCTGCTCCTTCAAGAGCTTAGCCGCAGGCGGTACTCCGGCTTTCTGTCCTTGGAGCCGCATCTGCGGGCCGCTGGAAGGTTCGAGGGATTTACCAATCCCCAACTATTCGTCGAGGCTTCCAAAGCGATAAAGCGATTGCTAGCTGAGGAAGGGATGGAGTGGAATTGA
- a CDS encoding ABC transporter substrate-binding protein, giving the protein MWMRKISLLFCSLILVIMTACSSGSGGDAKTVEPGKAEEAVNAPGVKDEERADKPSAQEDITGTPEMDFDMGGSTIKWVSWYDESIQEDNPDNINRKRNLEELMEKHNFKMEYVTVDFGEYQDKVTASLVAGEPIGDIIRVARPWMIPTLVNQGLFAPVDEYTKNEKVFIQQYTNEYSQYEGRGYGFRTGINGASSGIFYNRTLMNQLGIKPLQEYVNEDNWNWDTFIQVAKEANKDSNNDGKLDIWGLATASLLVPAMASNEANLVILDQQGLEDPKTLEVLNFLSRLATEAVGRPTEGGDWTEAGQFFRQGNTLMLAGSDYEMENFKQDMPDYDIGFLPFPKGPSATGYHSHNTIPNYLTIPSAVKHPERLVYIYEKINDIDSIYDYPKQSTLETLFSNEDDIENAKMAGESIKVIDTESGYPSMPYYDFIGEIMEGIPVSTVVEKYKAPFQAAIDTVWKK; this is encoded by the coding sequence ATGTGGATGCGTAAGATCAGTCTGCTGTTCTGCAGCCTGATTCTGGTGATCATGACGGCATGCAGCAGCGGTTCGGGCGGCGACGCGAAGACAGTCGAGCCCGGCAAAGCGGAAGAGGCCGTCAACGCGCCTGGAGTGAAAGACGAGGAACGGGCAGACAAACCAAGCGCCCAAGAAGACATAACCGGTACGCCGGAAATGGATTTTGATATGGGCGGCAGCACCATCAAATGGGTGTCCTGGTATGACGAGTCCATTCAGGAAGACAACCCTGACAACATTAATCGGAAACGAAATTTGGAAGAGTTAATGGAAAAGCATAATTTTAAAATGGAATACGTAACCGTGGATTTCGGCGAATATCAGGACAAGGTGACAGCTTCGCTGGTAGCGGGCGAACCGATCGGCGATATCATCCGGGTTGCAAGGCCATGGATGATTCCGACGCTGGTCAATCAAGGTTTGTTCGCGCCAGTGGATGAATACACCAAGAATGAGAAGGTATTCATCCAGCAGTACACGAACGAGTACTCCCAATACGAAGGAAGAGGCTACGGATTTCGGACCGGCATCAACGGCGCATCATCCGGCATTTTCTATAATCGCACGCTAATGAATCAATTGGGCATAAAGCCGTTGCAGGAATACGTCAACGAAGACAACTGGAACTGGGACACATTCATTCAAGTCGCGAAAGAAGCGAACAAAGATTCAAATAACGACGGCAAGTTGGATATTTGGGGGCTTGCAACCGCTTCCCTGCTGGTTCCTGCCATGGCTTCGAACGAGGCGAATCTGGTCATTCTCGATCAGCAAGGACTCGAGGATCCAAAAACCTTGGAAGTATTGAACTTCTTATCGCGACTTGCAACCGAGGCGGTTGGCAGGCCTACGGAAGGAGGGGACTGGACTGAGGCGGGCCAATTTTTCCGCCAAGGCAACACATTGATGCTTGCCGGCAGCGACTATGAAATGGAGAACTTCAAGCAGGACATGCCGGATTACGATATCGGCTTTCTTCCATTCCCGAAAGGGCCAAGCGCCACAGGGTATCATTCGCATAATACGATCCCAAACTACTTGACGATTCCAAGCGCGGTGAAGCATCCCGAACGACTGGTCTACATTTATGAGAAAATCAACGATATCGACTCGATCTACGACTATCCGAAACAATCTACGCTGGAGACTTTATTCAGCAACGAGGACGATATTGAAAATGCCAAGATGGCCGGTGAGAGCATTAAAGTGATCGATACCGAGAGCGGATATCCATCGATGCCTTATTACGATTTTATAGGGGAGATCATGGAAGGCATCCCGGTTTCGACGGTCGTCGAGAAATATAAAGCACCGTTCCAGGCCGCGATTGATACAGTTTGGAAAAAGTGA
- a CDS encoding carbohydrate ABC transporter permease, whose product MDDYEKAVPGHRIERSPNDEAALVDGEGYFYIFTHVIFPLSKSAVIVVALFQFLGVWNDFLGPLVYINKESKFTLALGLQQFIGYYTAQWELLMAAATMVLVPPIMLFMSGQKYFIKGIAVSGLKD is encoded by the coding sequence ATGGATGATTATGAGAAAGCGGTGCCGGGTCATCGCATAGAACGATCCCCAAATGACGAAGCAGCTCTTGTTGACGGAGAAGGTTATTTTTACATTTTCACGCATGTTATTTTTCCTTTATCCAAATCGGCCGTCATTGTGGTTGCGCTGTTTCAGTTTCTGGGTGTGTGGAACGATTTTTTGGGCCCTCTTGTTTACATCAACAAGGAATCTAAGTTCACGCTGGCGCTTGGCCTGCAGCAATTTATTGGCTATTACACAGCTCAATGGGAGTTGTTGATGGCGGCGGCCACGATGGTTCTCGTTCCGCCTATTATGCTGTTTATGTCAGGACAAAAGTACTTTATTAAAGGCATTGCGGTATCCGGGCTGAAAGATTAA
- a CDS encoding beta-L-arabinofuranosidase domain-containing protein, which produces MKALRGKQVILKEQELIRRERANRSYLMKLDSGHLLFNYHLEAGRFHGRTIPEGAHGGWETPVCQLRGHFLGHWLSGAALHYEESGDIELKAKLDAIVHELHECQRDNGGQWVGPIPEKYLHWIASGKSIWAPQYNLHKILMGLVDAWQYAGNRQALDIVDRFADWFVEWSGTFTREQFDDILDVETGGMLEVWADLLHITGADKYRVLLDRYYRSRLFQPLLEGKDPLTNMHANTTIPEVLGCARAYEVTGDDRWLSIVQAYWNCAVTERGSLATGGQTAGEVWMPKMKMKARLGDKNQEHCTVYNMIRLADFLFRQSGDPTYAQYIEYNLYNGIMAQAYYQEYGLTGSQHNYPRTGLLTYFLPMKAGLRKEWSTETDSFFCCHGTMVQANAAWNMGIYYQDGDIVYINQYFDSELDTSIAGTLIRIVQTQDKMSGSLLSSSNTAGYQAINDTASINQNIPTFRKYDFIVFAAAPTTFTLRFRIPEWIMAGASVYVNDVLQGTTLDSENFYDIHRAWKEGDTVSIMLPIGIRFVPLPDDERTGAFRYGPEVLAGLCESEQQLYMWDEDIASAIENENEREWGSWRYFFKTVNQEPAITFKRIRDIGYEPYQIYFKVTRTKL; this is translated from the coding sequence ATGAAAGCATTGAGAGGCAAACAGGTCATTTTGAAAGAGCAAGAACTGATTCGCAGGGAACGAGCGAACAGAAGCTATCTGATGAAGCTGGACAGCGGTCATCTGTTGTTTAATTATCATTTGGAGGCCGGAAGATTTCATGGAAGAACGATTCCCGAAGGTGCGCACGGCGGTTGGGAAACGCCGGTCTGCCAATTGCGCGGCCATTTTCTTGGTCATTGGTTGTCTGGTGCGGCGTTGCATTATGAAGAAAGCGGCGACATCGAATTAAAGGCCAAACTGGATGCTATTGTGCATGAGTTGCATGAATGCCAACGCGATAACGGCGGTCAGTGGGTCGGTCCGATTCCCGAAAAATATCTGCACTGGATTGCAAGCGGAAAAAGCATCTGGGCGCCCCAATACAATTTGCACAAAATATTAATGGGGTTGGTCGATGCCTGGCAATATGCCGGTAATCGGCAGGCCCTGGATATCGTGGATCGGTTCGCGGACTGGTTTGTCGAATGGAGCGGCACATTCACAAGAGAGCAATTCGACGATATTCTCGATGTGGAGACAGGCGGAATGCTTGAGGTTTGGGCCGATCTGTTGCACATAACCGGAGCGGACAAATATCGTGTGCTGTTAGACCGGTATTATCGCAGTCGGCTCTTTCAACCCTTGCTGGAGGGCAAGGATCCGCTTACGAATATGCATGCTAACACTACGATACCGGAAGTGCTCGGCTGTGCGAGAGCTTATGAGGTTACCGGAGATGACAGGTGGCTGTCCATCGTCCAAGCGTATTGGAATTGCGCTGTAACGGAAAGGGGAAGCCTTGCGACTGGCGGTCAAACCGCTGGAGAGGTCTGGATGCCGAAGATGAAGATGAAGGCCCGCCTAGGTGACAAAAATCAGGAGCATTGTACTGTCTATAACATGATCCGACTAGCAGATTTCTTATTTCGTCAATCTGGCGACCCTACCTACGCGCAATATATCGAGTACAATCTATACAATGGCATTATGGCGCAAGCCTATTATCAGGAATATGGTTTGACTGGTAGTCAGCATAACTATCCTAGAACCGGCCTGCTGACCTATTTCCTCCCCATGAAGGCCGGTCTGCGCAAGGAGTGGAGCACGGAAACCGACAGCTTCTTCTGCTGCCACGGCACGATGGTTCAGGCGAATGCGGCCTGGAACATGGGAATTTATTATCAGGACGGGGATATCGTCTATATCAATCAATATTTCGATTCCGAGTTGGACACAAGTATCGCTGGAACCCTCATACGGATCGTACAGACGCAGGACAAAATGAGCGGGAGCCTCCTATCCTCGTCTAACACGGCCGGGTACCAAGCTATTAATGATACAGCGTCGATAAATCAAAATATACCTACTTTTCGCAAATACGATTTCATTGTATTTGCTGCCGCACCGACAACGTTCACGCTCCGCTTCCGCATACCTGAGTGGATCATGGCGGGAGCATCCGTGTACGTCAATGACGTTCTGCAAGGGACGACTCTGGACAGCGAGAACTTCTATGACATTCACAGAGCATGGAAGGAAGGCGATACCGTCTCGATTATGCTGCCAATCGGCATTCGGTTTGTCCCGCTACCGGACGACGAACGAACAGGTGCCTTCCGATACGGGCCAGAAGTGTTGGCAGGCTTGTGCGAATCAGAACAGCAGCTCTATATGTGGGATGAGGATATTGCGTCCGCTATCGAGAACGAAAATGAACGTGAATGGGGGAGTTGGCGGTATTTCTTCAAGACAGTCAACCAGGAACCTGCCATCACATTCAAACGAATTCGGGATATCGGGTACGAACCTTATCAAATTTACTTCAAAGTAACGCGTACAAAATTATAG